One genomic region from Zalophus californianus isolate mZalCal1 chromosome 2, mZalCal1.pri.v2, whole genome shotgun sequence encodes:
- the LOC113924801 gene encoding nascent polypeptide-associated complex subunit alpha-like produces the protein MPGEATETVPATEEELPQPQAETGSGTESDSDESVPELEEQESTQATTQQAQLAAAAEIDEEPVSKAKQSWSEKKARKAMSKLGLRQVTGVTRVTIRKSKNILFVFTKPDVYKSPASDTYIVFGEAKIEDLSQQAQLAAAEKFKVQGEAVSNIQENTQTPTVQEESEEEEVDETGVEVKDIELVMSQANVSRAKAVRALKNNSNDIVNAIMELTM, from the coding sequence ATGCCTGGTGAAGCCACAGAAACCGTCCCTGCTACAGAGGAGGAGTTGCCACAGCCCCAGGCTGAGACAGGGTCTGGAACAGAATCTGACAGTGATGAATCAGTACCAGAGCTTGAGGAACAGGAGTCCACACAGGCAACCACACAACAGGCCCAGCTGGCAGCAGCTGCTGAAATCGATGAAGAACCAGTCAGTAAAGCAAAACAGAGCTGGAGTGAAAAGAAGGCACGGAAGGCTATGTCCAAACTGGGTCTTCGACAGGTTACAGGGGTTACAAGAGTCACTATCCGGAAATCTAAGaatattctctttgtcttcacAAAACCAGATGTCTACAAGAGCCCAGCTTCAGATACCTACATAGTTTTTGGGGAAGCCAAGATCGAGGATTTATCTCAGCAAGCACAACTAGCAGCTGCTGAGAAATTCAAAGTTCAAGGTGAAGCTGTCTCAAACATTCAAGAAAACACACAGACTCCAACTGTACAAGAGGAGAGTGAAGAAGAAGAGGTTGATGAAACCGGTGTAGAGGTTAAGGACATAGAATTGGTCATGTCACAAGCAAATGTGtcaagagcaaaggcagtccgagCCCTGAAGAACAACAGTAATGATATTGTAAATGCTATTATGGAATTAACAATGTAA